From Xenopus laevis strain J_2021 chromosome 7L, Xenopus_laevis_v10.1, whole genome shotgun sequence, one genomic window encodes:
- the tmprss5.L gene encoding transmembrane protease serine 3 isoform X2: protein MRKGSRRVSLFDIFPETPNEEDVTVLDVECEQGVRVSGDSVISPPESQPADGATVIIPTVTDEQKQNVPSVPTVCETETRAAPCSLRNLSRILFFISVLLSVGAVSLSICLILQYFYHPVVQRACPDYVDVCSSSLNCSLAQGANLCPPGRQPSNGTLEEYKNPVLLLTGRSVLQLYGARSGRYYTVCHQGWKPSHGWTVCRELGFNSHTMSSPVPLSAMSPVFLEAFATVNKTDGTPNNLETFMSPVDICPTGEGVSLQCTDCGHASTESPRIVGGTNSSLGSWPWQVSLRWDGRHMCGGSIISSQWVMSAAHCFVLNGFLTVSRWKIHAGSISLSSGIAYSVRNIYYNGLYSLETNDYDVALLKTSAPMSFSETMRPVCLPRAYQQFQSSGNCWIIGWGHLTEGGQLSLVLKEAKVQLISSQICNHSSNYPGQISPRMLCAGYQDGRLDSCQMDSEVT, encoded by the exons ATGAGAAAG GGATCAAGGAGAGTCTCTTTATTTGATATTTTCCCAGAAACCCCCAATGAGGAG gacgTGACAGTTTTGGATGTGGAATGTGAGCAGGGAGTCCGGGTATCTGGCGATTCGGTTATCTCTCCACCAGAGTCACAGCCAGCAGATGGAGCCACCGTAATTATTCCTACAGTGACTGATGAACAGAAACAAA ATGTTCCCAGTGTTCCGACAGTGTGTGAGACGGAGACCAGGGCTGCGCCATGTTCCCTGCGAAATCTGTCCCGGATCCTCTTCTTTATTTCAGTCCTTCTATCTGTAGGAGCTGTGTCTCTGTCCATCTGCCTCATAT TGCAATATTTCTATCACCCTGTGGTCCAGAGAGCCTGCCCTGATTATGTGGATGTTTGTTCCTCCTCCTTAAACTGCTCCCTTGCACAAGGTGCCAACCTCTGCCCTCCTGGTAGGCAGCCAAGCAACGGAACCCTGGAAG AGTATAAGAATCCAGTGTTGCTGCTGACAGGTCGCTCAGTGTTGCAGCTATACGGTGCTAGATCTGGCAGGTATTACACGGTGTGTCACCAGGGCTGGAAGCCGTCCCATGGCTGGACAGTATGCCGAGAGCTGGGCTTTAACAG TCACACAATGTCTTCTCCGGTGCCACTCAGTGCCATGAGTCCCGTTTTTCTGGAGGCTTTTGCCACTGTGAATAAAACTGATGGGACACCAAATAATCTGGAAACTTTCATGAGCcctgt GGATATTTGCCCCACTGGAGAAGGGGTTTCACTGCAGTGTACAG ACTGTGGTCACGCATCTACGGAGAGTCCTCGAATTGTAGGGGGGACCAACTCATCTTTGGGAAGCTGGCCATGGCAAGTCAGCCTGCGGTGGGACGGACGCCACATGTGCGGCGGATCCATCATATCTTCCCAGTGGGTGATGAGCGCTGCTCACTGCTTTGTGCT TAACGGCTTCCTGACTGTTAGTAGATGGAAGATCCACGCTGGGTCCATCTCTCTAAGCAGTGGCATTGCCTATTCTGTCCGTAATATCTACTACAATGGACTGTACAGCTTGGAAACCAATGACTACGACGTGGCCCTTCTCAAAACCAGTGCCCCCATGAGCTTCTCGG AGACCATGCGGCCTGTTTGTCTGCCCAGAGCCTACCAGCAATTCCAATCCTCGGGCAACTGTTGGATCATCGGCTGGGGTCACTTGACCGAAGGAG GACAGTTATCTCTAGTTCTAAAGGAAGCAAAAGTGCAGTTGATCAGCAGCCAGATCTGTAACCACTCGTCCAACTATCCCGGGCAGATTAGTCCTCGAATGCTTTGCGCCGGTTACCAAGATGGTAGACTCGACTCATGCCAG